One genomic window of Luteitalea pratensis includes the following:
- a CDS encoding DUF2075 domain-containing protein, with product MRGTSAYYSASVQAFLATPFDEVIGRLTMADPHRALESTQKLAWAEELQLLREALSGLDVEAALFLEFDVPRLGSRIDAVVIAGPVVIPVEFKCGEKVFTTAGYNQAWDYGLDLKNFHLASHKAPIFPVLVATRARSGDAGWETPHVDGVRPPRKVAPRELRQAIADALRDANGPVIDADSWGRSPYQPTPTIVEAARALYSRHSVQAITRNDAGAKNLQITSGTVEEIIERSRENREKAIIYVTGVPGAGKTLVGLNVATQRRDFGETRAVFLSGNGPLVAVLQEALTRDEYRRQNGAMRKGAIRQQVKPFIQNVHHFRDDGVRDPAAPGDHVVIFDEAQRAWNREKTADFMKRRKGRADFDQSESEFLISYLDRHDAWAVIVCLVGGGQEIHTGEAGISAWLDAVARRFPHWRTYLSPDLSASEYGAGTSIAEMSASGHLVQDQRLHLSTSMRSFRSEKVSAFVKALLDCDEEGARDMLREVVARYPVIATRDLALAKQWIRDQARGSEQYGLVASSQALRLKPHAIDVRVSVDPIHWFLGDPEDTRSSYYLEDAATEFQVQGLEVDWACVTWDADLRRIDGQWRYHAFRGDAWTNVKQRDRQRYLLNAYRVLLTRARQGMVIFVPPGDRRDPTRLPGFYDETFGYLRDVGVPVL from the coding sequence GTGAGGGGGACGTCCGCCTACTACAGCGCCTCCGTCCAGGCGTTCCTCGCCACACCCTTTGATGAGGTCATCGGGCGGCTCACGATGGCCGACCCGCATCGAGCCCTCGAGTCCACGCAGAAGCTGGCGTGGGCAGAGGAACTTCAGCTTCTTCGGGAAGCGCTCAGCGGGCTGGACGTCGAGGCGGCACTCTTCCTCGAGTTCGACGTCCCGCGTCTCGGCAGCCGGATCGACGCCGTCGTGATCGCAGGGCCCGTCGTCATCCCGGTCGAATTCAAGTGCGGAGAGAAGGTGTTCACGACCGCGGGCTACAACCAGGCGTGGGACTACGGCCTTGACCTCAAGAACTTCCACCTGGCCAGCCACAAGGCGCCGATCTTCCCGGTGCTCGTAGCCACGCGGGCGAGGTCAGGCGACGCAGGGTGGGAAACGCCGCACGTCGATGGCGTCCGTCCACCTCGTAAGGTGGCGCCAAGGGAACTCCGGCAGGCAATCGCGGACGCACTGCGGGATGCCAACGGCCCCGTCATCGACGCGGACAGTTGGGGCCGCTCGCCGTATCAGCCGACACCGACGATCGTCGAGGCCGCCCGCGCGCTCTACTCCAGACACTCGGTGCAGGCGATCACGCGGAACGACGCCGGTGCCAAGAACCTGCAGATCACCTCCGGCACGGTCGAGGAGATCATCGAACGCTCCCGCGAGAACCGCGAGAAGGCCATCATCTACGTGACTGGCGTGCCTGGGGCCGGCAAGACGCTGGTGGGCTTGAACGTCGCCACTCAGCGGCGCGACTTCGGCGAGACGCGCGCCGTGTTCCTGTCCGGCAACGGTCCATTGGTGGCGGTGCTGCAGGAGGCGCTGACGCGCGACGAGTATCGCCGCCAGAACGGTGCAATGCGCAAGGGCGCCATCCGGCAGCAGGTCAAGCCGTTCATTCAGAACGTGCACCACTTCCGCGACGATGGCGTGCGCGATCCGGCGGCACCCGGCGACCACGTCGTCATCTTCGACGAGGCGCAACGAGCCTGGAACCGCGAGAAGACCGCCGACTTCATGAAGCGGCGAAAGGGCAGGGCCGACTTCGACCAGTCCGAGTCGGAGTTCCTGATCTCCTACCTCGATCGTCACGACGCATGGGCGGTGATCGTCTGCCTGGTCGGTGGCGGCCAGGAGATTCACACCGGCGAGGCTGGGATCAGCGCGTGGCTGGATGCCGTGGCGCGCCGGTTCCCGCACTGGCGGACGTACCTGTCGCCCGACCTCTCGGCCTCGGAGTACGGCGCCGGCACGTCGATCGCCGAGATGAGCGCGTCCGGGCATCTGGTCCAGGACCAGCGCCTTCACCTGTCGACGTCCATGCGATCGTTCCGGTCCGAAAAGGTGTCGGCATTCGTGAAGGCATTGCTCGACTGCGACGAGGAAGGCGCCCGGGACATGCTCCGCGAGGTCGTCGCCCGCTACCCCGTCATCGCGACGCGCGACCTCGCCCTGGCGAAGCAGTGGATCCGCGACCAGGCGCGGGGCTCCGAGCAGTACGGCCTGGTGGCCTCCTCGCAGGCCCTGCGCCTGAAGCCACATGCGATCGACGTGCGAGTCAGCGTCGATCCGATTCACTGGTTCCTGGGGGATCCGGAAGACACGCGCTCGAGCTACTACCTGGAGGACGCCGCCACCGAGTTCCAGGTGCAGGGACTCGAAGTCGACTGGGCCTGCGTCACATGGGACGCCGACCTTCGCCGCATCGATGGCCAGTGGCGCTACCACGCATTCAGGGGCGATGCCTGGACGAACGTCAAGCAGCGCGACAGGCAACGCTACCTGCTGAACGCCTATCGCGTGTTGCTGACACGCGCTCGTCAGGGGATGGTGATCTTTGTCCCTCCTGGCGACCGGCGAGACCCGACACGGCTGCCAGGGTTTTACGACGAGACGTTCGGCTACCTGCGCGACGTGGGCGTTCCTGTGCTTTGA
- the mtnC gene encoding acireductone synthase, whose protein sequence is MSAALRLRGVEAVVLDIEGTTTPLSFVHDVLFPYARAHLDAFVGDPANDEVVAGVSVRLEQERAAEVDPTAPQWYASTAEKRRRSVISYAVWLMARDRKSPALKTLQGHIWAEGYRRGALQGVVYDDVPQALERWHSAGITLAIYSSGSVQAQQLIFSTTAAGDLTKYFSHYFDTAVGPKQSSDSYAHIATALGHAPSRILFVSDVGEELAAARLAGLQVVLAVRSDQSTSREPGADQIIRTFADLE, encoded by the coding sequence GTGAGCGCGGCCTTACGGTTACGCGGCGTCGAGGCGGTCGTGCTGGACATCGAGGGCACGACCACGCCGCTGTCATTCGTGCACGACGTCCTGTTCCCGTACGCCCGGGCGCACCTCGACGCATTTGTCGGGGACCCGGCAAACGACGAGGTCGTGGCCGGAGTGTCGGTGCGACTCGAGCAGGAACGCGCTGCCGAAGTCGACCCCACCGCCCCGCAATGGTACGCCTCGACTGCGGAGAAGCGCCGGCGCTCGGTCATCTCGTACGCCGTGTGGCTCATGGCTCGCGACCGCAAGTCGCCAGCTCTCAAGACACTTCAGGGGCACATCTGGGCCGAAGGGTACCGGCGTGGCGCTCTGCAGGGCGTCGTCTACGACGACGTGCCGCAAGCGCTTGAACGATGGCACTCAGCCGGCATCACGCTGGCGATCTACTCGTCGGGCAGCGTGCAGGCGCAGCAGCTGATCTTCTCCACCACGGCCGCAGGCGACCTCACAAAATACTTCTCGCACTACTTCGATACGGCGGTCGGCCCGAAGCAGTCATCCGACAGCTACGCGCACATCGCCACGGCGCTCGGCCACGCACCATCGCGCATCCTCTTCGTGTCTGACGTCGGGGAGGAGCTGGCTGCTGCTCGCCTTGCCGGGCTTCAGGTGGTGCTCGCCGTGCGCTCGGACCAGTCGACGTCACGCGAACCCGGTGCCGACCAGATCATCCGAACATTCGCGGACCTCGAGTAG
- a CDS encoding 1,2-dihydroxy-3-keto-5-methylthiopentene dioxygenase — translation MSLIRIPEQQRTITGTTDVTAFLASHDIDYERASPSVPLAPGAPAADVLAAYASKIAELSARGGYVTADVIDVFPDTPNLDVMLQKFKTEHWHDEDEVRFIIEGRGVFHIHPANGPVFAVEVEAGDLIRVPRGTHHWFDLCQEHRIRAIRLFQDPSGWTPHYTGSGVDAGFQPMCFGVSYLPVVPPGV, via the coding sequence ATGAGCCTGATCCGCATTCCTGAACAACAGCGCACGATCACCGGCACCACGGACGTCACGGCGTTTCTCGCCAGCCACGACATCGATTACGAACGTGCCAGCCCCTCGGTGCCCCTGGCCCCAGGAGCGCCGGCCGCCGACGTGCTGGCGGCCTATGCCTCAAAGATCGCCGAACTCAGCGCTCGTGGCGGCTATGTGACCGCCGACGTCATCGACGTCTTCCCCGATACGCCCAACCTCGATGTAATGCTGCAGAAATTCAAGACCGAGCACTGGCACGACGAGGACGAAGTTCGCTTCATCATCGAAGGTCGGGGCGTGTTCCACATCCATCCGGCCAACGGTCCGGTGTTTGCCGTCGAAGTGGAGGCAGGAGACCTGATCCGGGTGCCGCGCGGCACCCACCATTGGTTCGACCTGTGCCAGGAGCACCGCATTCGCGCGATCCGCTTGTTCCAAGATCCATCGGGATGGACACCGCATTACACCGGCAGCGGGGTGGACGCCGGTTTCCAGCCGATGTGTTTCGGGGTGTCGTACCTTCCGGTCGTACCGCCGGGCGTGTGA
- the mtnB gene encoding methylthioribulose 1-phosphate dehydratase, with translation MTAARRAHLETVTVITWTWDIVVFLAGMAETARVQALIAAGRRFYGRSWVLATSGNFSMVSSVSPLRLLITQSGVHKGTLTAGQFLTIDASGRVAGRRKARPSAEAQLHVEIVQARGAGAVLHTHSVWSTVLSERHAAAGGIAIQSLEMLKGLDGVTTHTHREWVPIVENDQDMIRLRGVVGHLLRDYPSIHGFLLRGHGLYTWGRTLADAERHVETLEFLFQVIGERHEPDPHS, from the coding sequence ATGACGGCTGCGCGTCGCGCTCATCTCGAAACGGTTACCGTCATCACGTGGACTTGGGATATCGTCGTTTTTCTGGCAGGAATGGCGGAAACGGCACGCGTACAGGCCCTCATCGCCGCGGGCCGCAGATTCTACGGCCGCAGTTGGGTGCTGGCGACCAGTGGCAATTTCAGCATGGTCAGCTCGGTGTCGCCATTGCGACTGCTCATCACGCAGAGTGGTGTCCACAAGGGCACCCTGACTGCAGGGCAGTTTCTGACCATCGACGCCAGCGGCCGAGTGGCTGGGCGCAGGAAGGCCCGGCCCTCGGCCGAGGCTCAGCTTCACGTCGAAATTGTGCAGGCACGGGGAGCCGGTGCGGTGCTGCACACCCACTCGGTGTGGAGCACGGTGCTCTCGGAGCGTCATGCCGCAGCTGGTGGTATCGCCATCCAGAGCCTGGAGATGCTGAAAGGGCTGGATGGCGTCACGACGCACACCCATCGCGAGTGGGTCCCGATCGTCGAAAACGACCAGGACATGATCCGCCTTCGGGGCGTAGTGGGGCACCTCCTCCGCGACTACCCATCCATCCACGGGTTCCTCCTGCGCGGGCACGGGCTCTACACGTGGGGGCGGACGCTGGCCGACGCGGAACGACACGTGGAAACATTGGAATTCCTGTTTCAGGTCATAGGAGAACGTCATGAGCCTGATCCGCATTCCTGA
- a CDS encoding YqgE/AlgH family protein has protein sequence MRSSTPWARVRTGRAGRLPDVWGLLLIAAAVAAMLVEPRAATLQPGRDVIVRELAAGKLLVAARNLPDPNFTDTVVLLVQYSRDGAAGLVMNRPSDVPLSRALPGVAAAAGAVATVFIGGPVSQQAVLALSRVACDACPLLGRDVYLVNTADALQKLAKGADVRQLRVYLGYAGWGPGQLEAETRQRAWHVLNADARIVFDPDPETLWRRVIRQTETVLARTAIPEHVGSTVGR, from the coding sequence ATGCGCAGCTCGACTCCCTGGGCCCGTGTCCGGACCGGCCGCGCGGGTCGGCTCCCCGACGTGTGGGGCCTGCTGCTGATCGCCGCAGCGGTGGCCGCAATGCTGGTGGAGCCACGGGCAGCGACGCTGCAGCCGGGACGTGACGTCATCGTCCGCGAACTCGCCGCCGGCAAGCTGCTCGTCGCGGCGCGCAACCTGCCGGACCCGAACTTCACGGACACGGTCGTGCTCCTCGTGCAGTACTCGCGTGATGGCGCCGCCGGGCTCGTGATGAATCGGCCGTCGGATGTCCCGCTGTCGCGAGCGCTGCCCGGTGTCGCGGCGGCTGCCGGCGCCGTGGCAACGGTGTTCATCGGCGGGCCGGTCTCGCAGCAGGCCGTGCTGGCGCTGTCTCGGGTGGCCTGCGACGCCTGCCCACTCCTCGGCCGCGACGTGTATCTGGTCAACACAGCGGACGCGCTGCAGAAGCTCGCCAAGGGAGCGGACGTGCGCCAGCTGCGCGTGTACCTCGGTTACGCCGGCTGGGGACCGGGGCAGCTCGAGGCCGAAACACGGCAACGCGCGTGGCACGTCCTCAACGCCGATGCTCGCATCGTGTTCGATCCGGATCCCGAGACCTTGTGGCGGCGGGTGATCAGGCAAACAGAAACCGTGCTCGCGCGAACAGCGATACCGGAACATGTGGGTTCTACTGTCGGACGATGA
- a CDS encoding DUF1326 domain-containing protein produces the protein MTPHPSWYVRGLIFENCSCALVCPGHMHFSQNCTHERCKGYWALRIDEGVFGAVSLAGTRAIVAFDTPQRMIDGGWLQTIIIDEVASEAQRRALETILLGLAGGPWEKLAGFVATRQPTEFRAIAIEDDGPVKRASIVDRLTTVVTRIRGRDKSKPVLFENIFNQIHAPTQVIALGESEYDDGVVRFRTSGSHGLFSHFEWRVDGRSPSPAPM, from the coding sequence ATGACCCCTCATCCATCCTGGTACGTCCGCGGCCTGATCTTCGAGAACTGTTCCTGCGCGCTCGTGTGCCCCGGCCACATGCACTTCAGCCAGAACTGCACGCACGAGCGCTGCAAGGGCTACTGGGCGCTCCGCATCGACGAAGGCGTGTTCGGCGCCGTCTCGTTGGCGGGCACGCGCGCGATAGTCGCCTTCGACACGCCGCAACGGATGATCGACGGCGGCTGGCTGCAGACGATCATCATCGACGAGGTGGCATCCGAAGCTCAGCGCCGAGCGCTGGAGACGATCCTCCTCGGACTGGCGGGCGGGCCCTGGGAGAAGCTGGCAGGGTTTGTGGCGACGCGCCAGCCGACGGAGTTCCGCGCCATCGCCATCGAGGACGATGGGCCAGTCAAGCGCGCCTCCATCGTCGATCGACTCACGACCGTCGTGACCCGGATTCGCGGCCGCGACAAGTCGAAGCCCGTGCTGTTCGAAAACATCTTCAACCAGATCCATGCCCCCACGCAGGTAATTGCCCTCGGCGAATCGGAGTACGACGATGGCGTCGTCCGGTTCCGGACGTCCGGGTCGCACGGCCTCTTTTCGCACTTCGAGTGGCGCGTCGACGGTCGGTCACCGTCCCCGGCGCCGATGTGA
- a CDS encoding DUF2182 domain-containing protein: MNGHAHAVVDGAFATLTVMWFGMMAAMMAPTAWPWVRAYHRFSGAQRGTEIVATTQFAAGYLLAWLAYALGAALLQRGLQRTALMEPSGDVVVPHAAALIFLVAGIYQFAPLKRACLTHCRTPLGYFLTRWIDGPIGALRMGVHHGLFCVGCCWALMATAFAVGAMNLWWMTALGIVALLEQTTPHGELLRRALGAAFLVAGLCEVGLITYN, translated from the coding sequence ATGAACGGCCACGCGCACGCGGTCGTCGACGGCGCCTTTGCCACGCTGACGGTGATGTGGTTCGGCATGATGGCGGCGATGATGGCGCCAACTGCATGGCCCTGGGTTCGCGCCTATCATCGCTTCAGCGGGGCGCAGCGGGGCACCGAGATCGTGGCGACGACACAGTTTGCCGCCGGCTATTTGCTGGCATGGCTTGCTTACGCGCTCGGCGCCGCACTTCTGCAGCGCGGTCTGCAGCGGACGGCCCTGATGGAACCATCCGGCGATGTCGTCGTACCGCACGCCGCCGCGCTCATCTTCCTCGTCGCCGGGATCTATCAGTTCGCGCCGCTCAAACGCGCGTGCCTGACCCATTGCCGGACGCCGCTCGGCTATTTCCTGACACGGTGGATCGACGGGCCGATAGGTGCCTTGCGCATGGGGGTGCATCACGGGCTCTTCTGCGTCGGCTGCTGCTGGGCGCTCATGGCCACCGCGTTTGCGGTCGGGGCAATGAATCTGTGGTGGATGACGGCCCTGGGAATTGTCGCGCTCCTGGAACAGACGACGCCACATGGCGAGCTGCTGCGTCGCGCACTTGGGGCCGCGTTCCTGGTCGCTGGCCTCTGCGAGGTTGGTCTGATCACCTACAATTGA
- a CDS encoding patatin-like phospholipase family protein — translation MGDLTKQARSFLAGECLYFKDADALWRGLRDHENEPSLARAVLARLRDSDRESEIVIDRFTRDRSLRAELCQQEALLTSKDEELSAAARHTRAIELLENEFGDLLALTDAETLGIAAGIYKRKWFDLGQLPDLEESAKLYQRGAEGELGDDAYPHINAAFLEDVLAARGSNPVVRQARATALRERIVAELPVKGSWWNAATRAEALFGLRRYAEATATLADAKRPPLWKLETTARQLATLAHLHTARPLEQPAIRQFFEALLPGASAAVRSAFIGKVGLALSGGGFRASFYHLGVLARLAELDVLRHVDVLSCVSGGSIVGAAYWLAVRERLLDPAPMGPDAYMTIVRRLIKSFSDSVALDLRAGVQPSKAAVAIGFLFRSKKGAMNGEEVADLLEENFYRRFLPGKAGPIYMDDLPFTPADYDAKIVNEQPFNPSRHNWLRAHKVPALVINATTVNTGHGWQFTPTWMGESPWAVHEDTDLVPRLQWSRYDRDHWRMRLGRAVAASACVPGVFEPMTLDAPYKTPMDVKLVDGGVYDNQGTVALLASNCNVLLVSDASGQLMLEPRPTPGVKGLLSYASRAMDTLMERVRQSNYGDLSSRRMTGLVRGMMFLHLKAGLDADPIRLSFADEAYTIRRSTLSPSGVRKDLQQAIAELRTDLNVFTPDESQSLMACGYQMASKMFEYHLGHLHELADAATRADDWPFAERLKDLTSTSPRDLLLAKLQAGQAVEL, via the coding sequence ATGGGCGATCTGACGAAGCAGGCGCGATCGTTTCTCGCCGGGGAATGCTTGTATTTCAAGGATGCGGACGCCCTCTGGCGGGGCCTCCGCGACCACGAAAACGAGCCGTCGCTCGCCCGGGCGGTGCTGGCGCGGCTTCGTGACAGCGACCGTGAGAGTGAAATCGTCATCGACAGGTTCACGCGCGATCGGTCTCTTCGCGCCGAACTATGCCAGCAGGAAGCACTCCTGACGAGTAAGGACGAGGAGCTCAGCGCTGCCGCCCGACACACGCGCGCGATCGAATTGCTGGAGAACGAGTTCGGCGATCTGCTTGCGCTGACAGACGCTGAAACGCTCGGCATTGCCGCCGGAATCTACAAGCGCAAGTGGTTCGACCTCGGCCAACTGCCGGATCTCGAGGAGTCGGCGAAGTTGTACCAGCGTGGCGCAGAGGGCGAGCTGGGCGACGACGCGTATCCACACATCAACGCCGCGTTTCTGGAGGATGTCCTCGCGGCACGCGGCAGTAACCCGGTCGTACGGCAGGCGCGCGCCACGGCATTGCGGGAGCGCATCGTCGCGGAGCTGCCGGTCAAGGGCAGCTGGTGGAACGCGGCGACAAGGGCCGAGGCTCTCTTCGGGCTTAGACGCTACGCCGAGGCGACCGCTACACTCGCCGACGCGAAGAGACCTCCGCTTTGGAAGCTCGAGACGACGGCACGACAGCTGGCGACGCTGGCGCACCTCCACACGGCGCGGCCGCTCGAGCAGCCGGCGATCCGCCAGTTCTTCGAGGCCCTTCTGCCAGGCGCCTCGGCGGCCGTACGATCGGCCTTCATCGGCAAGGTCGGCCTGGCGCTGTCAGGCGGCGGCTTCCGTGCGTCGTTCTATCACCTCGGAGTGCTGGCGCGGCTCGCCGAGCTCGACGTGCTGCGACACGTCGACGTGCTCTCGTGCGTCTCCGGCGGCAGCATCGTCGGCGCCGCGTATTGGCTGGCAGTGCGCGAGCGCCTGCTCGACCCCGCGCCGATGGGCCCCGACGCCTACATGACGATCGTTCGGCGGTTGATCAAGAGTTTCAGCGATTCGGTAGCCCTGGATCTTCGCGCGGGCGTGCAGCCGTCGAAAGCCGCAGTCGCGATCGGGTTCCTGTTCAGGAGCAAGAAGGGGGCGATGAACGGCGAGGAGGTCGCCGACCTGCTCGAGGAGAACTTCTATCGTCGGTTCCTGCCTGGCAAGGCGGGGCCGATCTACATGGACGATCTGCCCTTCACGCCCGCGGACTACGACGCGAAGATCGTCAACGAGCAGCCCTTCAATCCGTCGCGGCACAACTGGCTGCGCGCTCACAAGGTCCCGGCGCTGGTGATCAACGCCACGACCGTGAACACCGGACATGGGTGGCAATTCACACCGACGTGGATGGGGGAATCGCCGTGGGCGGTGCACGAAGACACCGACCTCGTCCCGCGGTTGCAATGGTCGCGTTACGACCGCGACCACTGGCGGATGCGGCTGGGGCGCGCGGTGGCCGCGTCGGCCTGCGTGCCCGGTGTGTTCGAGCCGATGACACTGGACGCTCCGTACAAGACACCGATGGACGTCAAGCTAGTGGATGGCGGCGTCTACGACAACCAGGGGACGGTGGCGCTGCTGGCCAGCAACTGCAATGTGCTGCTCGTGAGCGACGCGTCGGGCCAATTGATGCTCGAGCCGCGGCCCACACCCGGGGTGAAGGGACTCCTGTCGTACGCCTCGCGCGCCATGGATACGCTGATGGAACGGGTGCGGCAGTCCAATTACGGCGATCTGTCGTCGCGGCGGATGACGGGCTTGGTTCGCGGCATGATGTTTTTGCACTTGAAGGCGGGCCTCGACGCCGATCCGATTCGACTGAGCTTCGCCGACGAAGCATACACAATCAGGCGCTCGACGCTGAGCCCGTCGGGCGTGCGTAAGGATCTGCAGCAGGCGATCGCCGAGCTGCGCACCGATCTCAACGTCTTCACCCCCGACGAGTCGCAGTCGCTGATGGCGTGCGGTTACCAGATGGCCTCCAAAATGTTCGAATACCACCTCGGTCACCTTCACGAACTGGCCGATGCCGCGACGCGGGCCGACGATTGGCCGTTTGCAGAACGGCTGAAGGACCTCACCTCCACGAGTCCTCGCGACTTGCTGCTGGCGAAACTGCAGGCGGGACAGGCGGTGGAACTTTGA
- a CDS encoding dienelactone hydrolase family protein, with translation MLTVAVRLESPIGSQATNSQPPAAEPLAQTTALDWPEEDLSGRLMDGAHRFVERQIAETQARSNRFWTYDRSSRAAWDASLQGNRDRLREIIGAVDPRVPPALERYGDDDNPALVAEAAGYRVWQVRWPVLDGMTAEGLLVEPTSGAPSASLVAVPDAGQTPEQILGLAPGLTPDRQFARLLAESGCELIVPTLVQRTPIQTDDPQLRQSQQTWREWIYRQAFHMGRHPIGLEVQKVLAAVDRFRARRGDTAKIGVVGYAEGGLIAFYAAAIDTRIDGALVSGYFDRRGRVWQEPIDRNIWSLLERFGDAEIAALVVPRHLVIEHAEVAAFTSSKGAWQTPSGTSVRAEFDRIPVLAAFPRPSLVAGAGDQPVVAISTRALGDFAARLGFTLTARSAGPLEDRRQRFDPAARHARTVLDMERYVQSLVREAEHIRDRAFLYAVLPALTELKWNTEKVRPTWPPDTFIEGARVYRERFRQDGIGVFDQPYLLLNPRTRKVGETDRWTAWDVVLDVWPDVFAWGVIVVPKGIAAGERRPVVVVQHGRNGLPRETIDRHVSYYNDFGSALADRGFVVFAPHNLYRGEDRYRWLSRKANTIRATLFSFILGQHERILEWLGSLPFVDADRMAFYGLSYGGETAVRIPAILEKYALSICSGDFNQWTRKVAATDEPFSFMRTIEWEMPYWNWGHTFDYAEMAYLIFPRPFMVERGHLDLVGRDQWVAHEYGKVQFLYAQLGLADRTEIEYFQGGHSINGQGTFAFLHKHLRWPEPK, from the coding sequence ATGCTGACGGTGGCGGTGCGGCTCGAGTCGCCAATCGGTTCGCAAGCGACAAACAGTCAGCCCCCGGCGGCAGAACCGCTGGCGCAAACGACCGCGCTCGACTGGCCCGAGGAGGATCTGTCCGGCCGCCTCATGGACGGCGCGCATCGGTTCGTCGAGCGCCAGATCGCCGAGACGCAGGCGCGATCCAACCGATTCTGGACGTACGACCGCTCGTCGCGCGCCGCGTGGGACGCCTCGCTGCAGGGCAATCGCGATCGTCTGCGCGAGATCATCGGCGCCGTCGATCCGCGCGTCCCTCCAGCACTCGAACGCTACGGGGACGACGACAACCCCGCACTGGTGGCCGAGGCAGCTGGCTACCGCGTGTGGCAGGTTCGTTGGCCGGTGCTCGACGGGATGACGGCCGAGGGGTTGCTGGTCGAGCCCACAAGTGGCGCGCCGTCAGCGTCTCTGGTCGCCGTGCCCGATGCCGGGCAGACCCCAGAACAGATCCTTGGCCTCGCACCGGGGTTGACGCCTGACCGTCAGTTCGCCCGGTTGTTGGCCGAGAGCGGCTGCGAACTGATCGTCCCGACGTTGGTCCAGCGGACGCCGATTCAGACAGACGATCCGCAGCTTCGTCAGAGCCAGCAGACGTGGCGGGAGTGGATCTATCGGCAGGCCTTTCACATGGGCCGGCATCCGATCGGCCTCGAGGTCCAGAAAGTGCTCGCGGCCGTCGATCGCTTCCGCGCCCGCCGTGGTGACACCGCGAAGATCGGCGTTGTCGGCTATGCGGAAGGCGGGCTGATTGCCTTCTATGCCGCGGCCATCGACACGCGTATCGATGGGGCGCTCGTGAGCGGCTATTTCGATCGCCGCGGACGCGTCTGGCAAGAGCCCATCGATCGCAACATCTGGAGCCTGCTCGAACGGTTCGGTGATGCCGAGATCGCCGCGCTCGTCGTGCCGCGGCACCTGGTCATCGAGCACGCCGAGGTGGCCGCATTCACCAGCAGCAAGGGCGCCTGGCAAACGCCGTCCGGCACATCGGTTCGCGCCGAGTTCGATCGCATTCCGGTCCTTGCGGCGTTCCCCAGGCCGTCACTCGTCGCCGGCGCCGGCGATCAACCGGTGGTCGCGATATCCACGCGCGCGCTCGGCGATTTTGCAGCACGACTGGGCTTCACGCTCACGGCACGTTCGGCCGGCCCGCTCGAGGACCGTCGACAGCGATTCGATCCCGCCGCGCGCCACGCCCGGACAGTGCTCGACATGGAGCGGTACGTCCAGTCATTGGTGCGAGAGGCCGAGCACATTCGCGACCGGGCGTTTCTTTACGCCGTCCTGCCGGCATTGACCGAGTTGAAGTGGAACACCGAGAAAGTGCGGCCGACGTGGCCGCCGGACACGTTCATCGAAGGCGCGCGTGTCTATCGCGAGCGCTTTCGCCAGGACGGCATCGGCGTGTTCGACCAGCCATATCTTCTGCTCAACCCGCGCACGCGCAAGGTCGGTGAGACCGACAGATGGACCGCCTGGGATGTCGTGCTCGACGTCTGGCCCGACGTGTTCGCCTGGGGCGTGATCGTGGTGCCAAAGGGCATCGCGGCGGGCGAGCGGCGGCCGGTCGTCGTGGTTCAGCACGGCCGCAATGGCCTGCCGCGCGAGACGATCGATCGCCACGTGTCGTATTACAACGATTTCGGGTCGGCGCTCGCCGATCGCGGCTTCGTCGTTTTCGCGCCGCACAACCTGTATCGCGGCGAGGATCGGTACCGGTGGCTCAGTCGCAAGGCCAACACGATTCGCGCCACGCTGTTCTCGTTCATCCTTGGCCAGCACGAACGCATTCTCGAGTGGCTCGGATCGCTGCCCTTCGTCGACGCCGATCGCATGGCCTTCTATGGTCTGAGCTACGGCGGCGAAACGGCCGTGCGCATTCCGGCGATTCTCGAGAAGTACGCACTTTCGATCTGCTCCGGCGACTTCAACCAGTGGACGCGCAAGGTCGCCGCGACCGACGAGCCCTTCAGCTTCATGCGCACGATCGAATGGGAGATGCCGTACTGGAACTGGGGACACACGTTCGACTACGCCGAGATGGCCTACCTGATCTTCCCGCGACCGTTCATGGTCGAGCGTGGGCATCTCGATCTGGTCGGGCGCGATCAGTGGGTCGCCCACGAATACGGCAAGGTCCAGTTCCTCTACGCGCAGCTCGGCCTGGCCGATCGGACCGAGATCGAGTACTTCCAGGGTGGCCACAGTATCAACGGCCAGGGCACGTTCGCGTTCTTGCACAAGCACCTGCGGTGGCCCGAGCCGAAGTGA